In a single window of the Olivibacter sp. SDN3 genome:
- a CDS encoding RteC domain-containing protein, with translation MHETLLAINEDIQDYAKKTEERYKNDYSKLSELSIQYISERLQWAKQKFEQNINLTADEEIFYFKHIKSHLLALIQYYALVQKVELKKPPLQKKKLKEYYLKALYKVKKKLRKRQFFYNYYKANLDQLDDHLFKRIDHDLFFHAGSYILDIDKRKSTPTLHIFAQVEAYEMLRHYLKRKIKSFGKAKEEKQLGKINHPLQWTTSKTDLIELIYALHAAGTFNNGKADIKEIAEYFQQVFDVELGQYNRVFYDIRARKTSKTKLLDNLKDALLRRIKETDNELFI, from the coding sequence ATGCATGAAACACTTTTAGCCATAAACGAAGACATACAAGATTATGCTAAAAAAACAGAAGAGCGCTACAAAAATGATTATTCAAAATTGTCGGAACTGTCCATTCAATACATTTCCGAGCGACTACAATGGGCCAAACAAAAATTCGAACAAAACATTAACCTTACAGCGGATGAAGAAATTTTCTACTTTAAACATATCAAATCTCACCTATTGGCTTTGATCCAATATTATGCACTCGTGCAGAAAGTCGAACTGAAGAAACCACCTTTACAGAAAAAGAAACTAAAAGAGTATTATCTGAAGGCCTTGTATAAGGTGAAAAAGAAGTTGAGGAAACGCCAGTTTTTCTACAATTACTACAAAGCCAACCTGGATCAGTTGGATGACCACTTATTTAAAAGAATCGATCACGATCTGTTTTTCCACGCAGGCTCTTATATCCTGGATATCGATAAACGGAAGAGTACGCCTACTCTTCACATTTTTGCTCAGGTGGAGGCCTATGAAATGCTTCGGCATTACCTCAAAAGAAAGATCAAGAGCTTTGGCAAAGCAAAAGAGGAAAAGCAGCTGGGCAAAATCAATCACCCGCTACAATGGACCACTTCGAAGACCGATCTGATCGAACTCATCTATGCACTCCATGCTGCCGGTACCTTCAATAATGGGAAGGCGGACATTAAGGAAATCGCCGAATATTTCCAGCAGGTTTTTGATGTGGAGCTGGGGCAGTATAACAGGGTATTCTATGATATTCGTGCCCGCAAAACCAGTAAAACGAAACTGTTGGACAACTTAAAAGACGCGTTGCTTAGACGAATTAAAGAAACTGATAACGAGTTATTTATATAA
- a CDS encoding helix-turn-helix domain-containing protein: MAVEIITREDLMSFKHELLNDLRDLLSATKVSQQKKWLKTREVIKMLQISPGTLQNYRVNGTIRYTKFGNTIYYSLQEIEQLLEQGRNSQ; the protein is encoded by the coding sequence ATGGCAGTAGAAATTATTACCAGAGAAGACCTCATGTCCTTTAAACATGAACTATTGAACGATCTAAGAGACCTCTTATCCGCCACGAAAGTAAGCCAGCAGAAAAAATGGTTAAAGACAAGGGAAGTTATCAAGATGCTTCAGATTTCACCGGGAACCCTACAAAATTACCGGGTTAACGGCACCATCCGTTATACAAAGTTTGGCAACACGATCTACTATTCGCTTCAGGAAATTGAACAGTTACTCGAACAGGGTCGCAATAGCCAATAG
- a CDS encoding transcriptional regulator: MNYNKQLTYFFNKASADPDFTSTHLSLFIALFQLWNQARFAKAIQIIRDDAMRLGKINSKATYHKTMAYLHKKAYIDYRPSYNPFKGSEISFFPETPIQTSLPNEPVQILTTRPSNEPYIDSNTISNHVNSKSLLIDKRKNDKQKSAGSSNELVSLPQKLENSPQIEKSIPPFPREVERFFIAEKSTEQEAHRFINHYTANGWLVGGKSPMKDWKASAKNWISNSINFNSNTNYGKPNRAQQLNTNTRKNYFEPL; the protein is encoded by the coding sequence ATGAACTACAACAAACAATTGACCTACTTTTTCAACAAAGCCTCCGCGGATCCGGATTTCACATCGACACATTTGAGTCTGTTTATTGCTTTATTCCAACTTTGGAACCAGGCTCGCTTCGCCAAGGCCATACAGATCATCCGGGATGACGCTATGCGTTTGGGGAAGATCAATTCCAAGGCGACTTACCATAAAACAATGGCTTATCTACACAAAAAAGCATACATCGATTACCGGCCATCTTATAATCCGTTTAAAGGGAGTGAGATATCCTTCTTTCCGGAAACCCCTATTCAAACCTCGTTACCAAATGAACCTGTTCAAATCCTGACCACAAGACCATCAAACGAGCCATATATAGATAGTAATACTATCTCTAATCATGTTAATAGTAAATCTTTATTGATAGATAAGAGAAAAAATGATAAGCAGAAAAGTGCCGGTTCAAGTAATGAACTGGTTTCCCTGCCCCAAAAATTAGAGAACTCTCCGCAAATAGAAAAAAGTATTCCGCCATTTCCCCGTGAAGTAGAACGCTTTTTTATTGCCGAAAAATCGACCGAACAGGAAGCGCATCGTTTCATCAATCACTATACGGCCAATGGCTGGCTGGTCGGTGGAAAAAGTCCGATGAAGGACTGGAAAGCTTCGGCCAAGAACTGGATCTCAAACAGTATCAATTTTAACAGCAACACAAATTATGGAAAACCTAACCGCGCCCAACAGCTTAATACCAATACGCGAAAGAATTATTTCGAGCCGCTATGA
- a CDS encoding AAA family ATPase, with protein sequence MEIKGKELYGRKFQLCVEDKSVLLKLAAYFLRDKELCRDQQLDLDKGIMLTGPIGCGKTSLMHVLRFLNGGQYRYLMKSARDVTFEFIQEGYEIIHRYSRGKLYTSEYRNYCFDDLGTENNIKYFGNECNVMAEILLSRYDLFVSKRLVTHITTNLSATELEEAYGNRLRSRLREMVNLIGFDKEVKDKRK encoded by the coding sequence ATGGAGATCAAAGGAAAAGAGCTTTACGGCCGGAAATTCCAATTGTGTGTAGAAGATAAATCCGTGCTGCTAAAATTGGCTGCCTATTTTCTTCGTGATAAGGAATTATGCCGCGATCAACAACTCGACCTGGACAAAGGCATTATGCTGACCGGCCCTATTGGCTGTGGTAAAACGTCGCTGATGCATGTTTTGCGGTTTTTAAACGGAGGACAATACCGCTACCTCATGAAAAGCGCTCGAGATGTCACGTTTGAATTTATCCAGGAAGGGTATGAAATCATCCATCGGTATAGCCGAGGTAAACTTTATACCAGCGAGTACCGTAATTATTGCTTTGATGATCTGGGGACAGAGAATAACATCAAATATTTTGGTAACGAATGCAATGTGATGGCTGAAATTCTATTGTCGCGTTATGATTTATTTGTTTCTAAGCGATTGGTGACACATATCACGACCAACCTTTCTGCGACCGAATTGGAAGAAGCATATGGTAACCGACTACGCTCACGCCTCCGGGAAATGGTTAATCTGATTGGTTTTGATAAAGAAGTGAAGGATAAGAGGAAGTAG
- a CDS encoding SymE family type I addiction module toxin, whose product MQTPKKKVTRQPEVRSLKIQPVIRFNQFSQTTVPVIRLSGHWLEKLGFSPDQRVKVTTMNKLLIISLDED is encoded by the coding sequence ATGCAAACACCCAAAAAGAAAGTAACCAGACAACCGGAGGTTAGAAGCTTAAAAATCCAACCAGTCATCAGATTTAACCAATTCAGTCAGACAACAGTTCCTGTTATCAGACTAAGTGGGCATTGGCTCGAAAAATTAGGTTTTAGTCCCGATCAACGAGTCAAGGTCACAACGATGAATAAATTGCTTATCATTAGTTTGGATGAGGATTGA
- a CDS encoding YafY family protein gives MATNKHAIIRYEALDRCFSNKGRKFFIDDLIVYVSTAIEEYSGTKGSISRRQIFKDMDFMRSEAGFRAPIDSYKEGKKTYYRYSDRSYSLAMQQINPVEADLLKTTLDMLGRFKGLPQFDFVQELALKLKKSFQLEELDECIFFDQNEYLKNLHFLGDLLKVIQDKGVLRIRYQSFNQDREESFLLHPYFLKQYNKRWFLFGQREDFENWSSLALDRIIDFSVEQDEVYKPASTHPDDYFEDLIGVSKPIELTAQLVRIKINKSLWPYIDSKPLHPSQKILEKKEDYTIIQLDVIPNYEFYAQILSFGQAVQVIEPESVRFTMKKKLIAMLGNYSTEN, from the coding sequence ATGGCCACCAATAAACACGCAATTATCCGTTATGAAGCATTGGATCGGTGCTTTTCCAATAAGGGTCGAAAATTTTTCATCGATGATCTAATCGTTTACGTATCGACAGCCATCGAAGAATATAGTGGTACAAAAGGTTCTATATCACGCAGACAGATCTTCAAAGACATGGATTTCATGCGCAGTGAAGCCGGATTTCGCGCACCCATCGACTCCTACAAGGAAGGGAAAAAGACCTACTACCGCTATTCGGACAGAAGCTATTCGCTTGCTATGCAACAGATCAATCCCGTCGAAGCCGATCTTCTGAAAACGACATTGGATATGCTGGGGAGATTTAAAGGGTTGCCACAATTTGACTTTGTCCAAGAGCTGGCCTTGAAATTAAAAAAGAGTTTTCAGTTGGAAGAGCTGGATGAATGTATATTTTTTGATCAAAACGAATATCTGAAAAATCTACACTTTCTAGGCGATCTGTTAAAAGTTATCCAAGATAAAGGTGTACTAAGGATACGATATCAGTCATTCAACCAGGATCGGGAAGAAAGTTTTCTGCTTCATCCTTATTTCCTAAAGCAATACAACAAACGCTGGTTCTTATTCGGTCAACGTGAAGATTTTGAAAACTGGAGTAGCCTGGCCTTAGACCGAATCATTGATTTTTCAGTTGAGCAGGATGAGGTCTATAAACCAGCAAGTACTCATCCAGATGATTATTTTGAAGATCTGATTGGCGTAAGTAAACCTATCGAATTAACCGCTCAACTTGTTCGGATCAAAATCAATAAGAGCCTTTGGCCTTACATCGACTCTAAGCCACTACACCCCTCTCAAAAGATCTTAGAAAAAAAGGAAGACTACACGATTATACAGCTGGACGTGATTCCAAACTACGAATTTTATGCGCAGATACTAAGTTTTGGGCAAGCTGTACAGGTGATTGAACCCGAAAGTGTTCGATTCACGATGAAGAAAAAGTTGATTGCTATGTTGGGGAATTATTCCACTGAAAACTAG
- a CDS encoding nucleotidyltransferase domain-containing protein codes for MNKNYNQLAASIQQRSNPENLVLEKSFSDELSSVQYNDLLRYITLAMNGVDPAYTEKSKLAGERVKNHLKETLSDVVYRYQGSVMTNTHIKGTSDIDLLVITDKFYTFDRAGIEKALSDYNQMIYLKESQINSLKSQLQGGGYGTDIALQDLRENRLHSEHKLKDKYEIYDITRPKSIKITNQHLKRDVDIVIANWYDDVKSVINDKNDDYRGIQVYNKQLHSKGDVDYPFLSIKRINDRSADTQGRLKKMIRLLKNIKADSDKEIELSSFDFNAICYDIDISTYKDLNKYMLVGVVLNKLIKLATDGHSADNLTSVDGREYIFRNNSGKLQSLRNLMGEVSFVLNDLKTQL; via the coding sequence ATGAATAAAAATTACAATCAATTAGCTGCCAGCATCCAGCAAAGGTCAAATCCAGAAAATTTAGTTTTGGAGAAATCTTTTTCCGATGAACTTTCTTCCGTTCAATACAATGACCTATTGAGGTATATAACCTTGGCTATGAATGGAGTGGATCCTGCATATACTGAAAAAAGCAAACTAGCAGGCGAAAGAGTTAAAAATCATCTTAAAGAAACACTTTCTGATGTTGTTTACAGGTATCAAGGGTCCGTAATGACTAATACTCATATTAAAGGAACTAGCGATATTGATTTATTGGTCATTACGGATAAGTTCTATACGTTTGATCGTGCCGGTATTGAAAAAGCATTATCCGATTACAACCAAATGATCTATCTCAAAGAGTCCCAAATTAATAGTCTAAAAAGTCAGTTGCAAGGTGGGGGTTACGGAACTGATATTGCTCTTCAAGATCTACGGGAAAATCGCCTACATTCGGAGCATAAACTTAAAGATAAGTATGAGATCTACGATATTACTCGTCCTAAGTCCATTAAGATTACTAATCAACATCTTAAGCGTGACGTAGACATTGTCATAGCGAACTGGTATGACGACGTAAAATCTGTCATCAATGACAAAAATGATGATTATCGTGGAATTCAGGTCTATAACAAACAATTACATTCAAAAGGTGATGTCGATTATCCATTTTTAAGTATAAAGCGTATTAATGACCGAAGTGCCGATACACAGGGAAGATTAAAAAAAATGATTCGTCTTCTGAAAAACATTAAGGCTGATAGCGATAAGGAAATTGAACTAAGCAGCTTTGATTTTAACGCTATTTGCTACGACATTGATATCAGTACCTATAAAGATTTAAATAAATACATGCTTGTGGGTGTAGTTCTGAACAAACTTATTAAGCTTGCGACTGACGGACATTCGGCAGATAACTTAACTTCCGTAGATGGGAGAGAGTATATCTTTAGAAATAATTCCGGAAAATTACAATCCCTAAGGAACTTGATGGGTGAAGTAAGCTTCGTTTTAAATGATTTAAAAACCCAATTATAA
- a CDS encoding STING domain-containing protein, with the protein MRKKKIFIGSSSEELGLANAAKTILEFEQDFEVTIWNEDVWEKSVFKLNNNYLNDLIRATLQFDFGILIGTKDDKVEVRGDEYLQPRDNILFELGLFIGRLGLNNCAFLIDKDIKLLSDIKGISLARFERNKMDTFTNAISQIKDLFRNQIDSGINFFPSSTLAAVYYENFVKPTCLHIIKNNGIVNDDGKKYEDCIIKIIIPEKLTSDVNGQFQTLKKKFQTKKLTFDYLGRPRHIDVEILVKDGKLFVIDFPTVLSGINYAISNLLPYDFNAMSEDYESILNREFDRFVYTLNKLALRDGYNNLTTVINERDLK; encoded by the coding sequence ATGAGAAAGAAAAAAATATTTATCGGATCTTCAAGCGAAGAGCTCGGCTTAGCAAATGCAGCCAAAACTATTTTGGAATTTGAACAAGACTTTGAAGTGACAATATGGAATGAAGATGTATGGGAAAAATCCGTTTTTAAACTTAACAATAATTATTTAAACGACCTGATTAGAGCTACTTTGCAATTTGACTTTGGGATTCTTATCGGCACCAAGGACGACAAAGTCGAAGTTAGAGGAGACGAATATCTGCAGCCAAGGGATAACATATTATTCGAATTGGGGCTATTTATCGGAAGGTTAGGATTAAATAACTGCGCTTTTTTAATTGATAAAGACATCAAGCTTTTATCAGATATTAAAGGTATTTCATTGGCACGTTTTGAAAGAAACAAAATGGATACATTCACCAATGCGATAAGTCAAATTAAGGATTTATTCAGAAATCAAATCGATTCCGGAATTAACTTTTTCCCCTCTTCGACCCTAGCAGCCGTTTATTATGAAAACTTTGTAAAACCAACTTGTCTACACATAATCAAAAACAACGGGATCGTAAATGACGATGGGAAAAAATATGAGGATTGTATAATAAAAATCATCATTCCAGAAAAATTGACATCTGACGTAAATGGCCAGTTTCAGACGTTGAAAAAGAAGTTTCAAACGAAGAAGCTGACTTTTGATTATTTGGGCAGACCTAGACATATCGATGTGGAGATCTTGGTTAAAGATGGAAAATTATTTGTTATAGACTTTCCTACGGTTTTGTCTGGAATTAATTATGCAATTTCCAATTTACTGCCGTACGACTTTAACGCTATGTCCGAGGACTATGAATCTATTTTGAACAGGGAATTTGATAGGTTTGTTTATACGCTGAATAAGCTTGCTCTCCGGGATGGTTACAATAATTTAACAACGGTTATCAATGAAAGGGACTTGAAGTAA
- the hsdR gene encoding type I restriction-modification system endonuclease, with translation MAETSFHFLEEEFPLLFNLAKAAEYNLYQDPTTSLFKLRQYGEYMAKQIFDTYGMDLPEDSKFQNLVYLLRNQGILPSNVYDYFTILRKQGNDAVHEYKGTTDEATSSLFSAFKLGKWFYESYSVKNRNIADIKFHKPENLDARHALYLLEQENKALKEQYDQLILQQKTVSQEQRQAFTERAKRSASKLDMDEAQTRELIDVNLRKMGWEADTKLLNAKIHKTQPEKGRNMAIAEWPVKGGYADYALFIGTSLYGVVEAKKYGQDISTNLDQSKRYALNIIPQEGIEILGEWQGYKVPFLYSTNGREYLQQIATKSGIWYLDVRETYNNSKSIKGFHSPDDLRKKFEQDIALANKKLQANSLDFLQSKTGLSLRDYQIKAIEAVETIVINHPEVDRALLAMATGTGKTRTIIGLAYRLIQTNRFKRILFLVDRTLLAKQALDGFKDYKVDDLKSFNDIYHIDNLRIWWPDVDSRIHFATVQSMVKRLFYHDDEQKSLSIDTYDCIIVDEAHRGYLLDKEMDDEELDFKDQDDYVSKYRQVLDYFDAFAIGLTATPALHTTEIFNKPVFNYGLREAVLDGYLVDQDPPIMIKTKLSEEGIVWEKGERPTVYDKEGNQIIELDELDDELKFDVSGFNKQVITENFNRTVLRELVNQLDPDGEAKTLIFAATDEHADMIVKILKEEFAVAGIPIPDDAVAKITGKSDQPEDKVKRYKNEQYPNIAVTVDLLTTGIDVPKICNLVFMRRIRSRILYDQMIGRATRLCPEIHKESFKVFDAVNLYESIKDYTEMKPLVVNPSANFATLSSEFRHIQTDERAAQQVDQIIAKLQRKKRSTGIDNEKINYFTGVGSLDEFIHSIREKTLPEQVKLLTDSNDLWKYLDEFKSAPARQFYSNHEDELREVVAGYGTSDKPEDYIEGFKQFIEENQNNIASLKLIATAPTQLKRSDLKELLILLDTKGYTVRTLREAWKSTKKQDVAADIIAYIRTLILGSELVSKEDRVRQAFQKLYSEQNWTVPQKNLLVRIEAQMIAESVVTVDDLDKEPFVSTYGGFNRINQRFDNHLPDILQKINSYMYGGNQTA, from the coding sequence ATGGCCGAAACCAGTTTCCATTTTTTAGAAGAAGAATTCCCGTTGCTATTTAATCTGGCAAAAGCAGCGGAATATAACTTATATCAAGATCCAACGACGTCATTATTCAAATTGCGTCAGTATGGGGAATACATGGCCAAGCAGATATTTGATACCTACGGTATGGACTTGCCCGAAGACAGCAAATTCCAGAACCTGGTGTACCTGCTCCGAAACCAAGGAATATTACCCAGTAATGTCTACGATTATTTTACCATTCTTCGGAAACAAGGAAATGATGCCGTCCATGAATATAAAGGCACCACTGACGAGGCGACTTCGTCGCTTTTTTCAGCATTCAAACTAGGTAAATGGTTTTACGAATCCTATTCCGTTAAGAACAGGAATATTGCGGATATCAAATTCCATAAACCCGAAAACCTCGATGCGCGCCATGCTTTATACCTATTGGAACAAGAAAACAAAGCGCTAAAAGAACAATACGACCAATTAATCTTACAACAGAAAACAGTTAGCCAGGAACAAAGACAGGCCTTTACCGAGCGGGCAAAACGCTCCGCCTCTAAATTAGATATGGACGAGGCGCAAACGCGCGAACTCATTGATGTCAATTTGCGGAAGATGGGTTGGGAAGCGGATACAAAATTGCTAAACGCTAAAATTCATAAAACCCAACCGGAGAAAGGCCGTAACATGGCTATTGCCGAATGGCCAGTAAAAGGTGGTTATGCAGATTATGCCCTATTTATCGGTACCAGCCTATATGGCGTGGTCGAGGCAAAAAAATACGGACAAGACATCTCTACCAACCTGGATCAAAGCAAGCGCTACGCGCTGAACATTATTCCACAGGAAGGGATTGAAATATTGGGAGAATGGCAAGGTTATAAAGTGCCGTTCCTTTACTCCACCAATGGAAGGGAATACCTCCAACAGATTGCGACGAAAAGTGGTATATGGTATCTCGATGTGCGGGAGACATACAACAACTCCAAATCTATCAAAGGATTTCATAGTCCGGATGATCTACGAAAGAAATTCGAACAAGATATAGCCCTGGCTAATAAAAAATTGCAAGCAAATTCACTGGACTTTTTACAATCAAAAACAGGCCTTAGTTTACGGGACTATCAAATCAAGGCCATTGAAGCCGTAGAAACTATCGTCATTAATCATCCGGAAGTGGACCGGGCATTATTGGCCATGGCGACCGGAACTGGTAAAACCCGTACGATTATCGGATTGGCTTATCGTCTCATACAGACCAACCGTTTCAAACGTATCTTGTTTTTGGTTGATCGTACCTTATTGGCTAAGCAAGCTTTAGATGGTTTTAAAGATTACAAAGTGGATGATCTAAAGAGCTTCAACGATATCTATCACATTGATAACCTTAGAATCTGGTGGCCGGATGTGGACAGCCGAATTCACTTTGCTACGGTACAGAGTATGGTGAAACGACTGTTTTATCATGATGATGAACAAAAGTCGCTAAGCATCGATACCTACGACTGCATCATCGTGGATGAGGCGCACCGCGGGTATTTGTTAGACAAAGAAATGGATGACGAAGAGCTGGATTTTAAAGATCAGGATGATTACGTTAGTAAGTACCGCCAGGTGTTAGATTATTTCGATGCCTTTGCGATAGGATTAACAGCTACCCCAGCATTGCATACGACAGAGATTTTCAATAAGCCCGTATTCAATTATGGATTACGGGAAGCGGTACTGGATGGTTATTTGGTGGACCAGGATCCACCGATCATGATCAAAACCAAACTCTCCGAAGAAGGTATTGTATGGGAAAAAGGAGAAAGACCAACGGTATACGACAAAGAAGGAAATCAAATTATTGAATTGGATGAGCTGGATGACGAACTTAAATTTGATGTCTCAGGATTCAATAAGCAGGTCATTACCGAGAATTTCAATCGAACCGTACTCCGCGAATTGGTAAATCAACTTGATCCGGATGGCGAGGCCAAGACATTAATCTTTGCTGCTACCGATGAGCATGCTGATATGATTGTTAAAATTCTTAAGGAAGAGTTCGCTGTAGCTGGTATCCCTATACCAGATGATGCGGTGGCGAAGATTACCGGAAAATCGGACCAGCCCGAGGATAAAGTGAAACGGTATAAAAATGAGCAATATCCCAACATCGCTGTTACAGTTGATCTATTGACCACTGGTATCGATGTTCCTAAAATATGTAATCTGGTTTTCATGCGCCGTATTCGATCCCGTATCCTGTATGACCAAATGATCGGACGAGCTACACGCTTATGTCCGGAGATCCATAAGGAAAGTTTTAAAGTGTTCGACGCAGTCAACCTCTATGAAAGTATTAAGGATTATACAGAAATGAAACCCTTAGTAGTTAATCCGTCAGCAAACTTTGCAACCTTAAGCAGCGAATTCCGGCACATCCAGACAGACGAACGTGCTGCGCAACAAGTGGATCAGATCATCGCCAAACTGCAACGCAAAAAGCGGTCAACAGGTATCGACAACGAGAAGATCAACTATTTCACCGGTGTAGGTTCCTTGGATGAATTCATCCATAGTATACGTGAAAAAACCTTACCTGAACAGGTCAAATTGCTGACGGACAGCAATGACCTTTGGAAATACCTGGACGAATTCAAGTCGGCTCCCGCAAGACAGTTTTACTCCAACCATGAAGATGAGTTGCGTGAAGTAGTTGCCGGTTACGGTACTTCTGATAAACCGGAAGACTATATTGAAGGTTTTAAACAGTTTATTGAAGAAAACCAGAATAATATTGCATCTCTGAAACTGATTGCTACGGCGCCAACGCAATTAAAGCGTAGCGACCTGAAAGAGTTATTAATCTTGCTGGATACAAAAGGTTATACTGTTCGTACATTACGCGAAGCATGGAAATCTACCAAAAAGCAAGATGTAGCGGCCGATATTATTGCCTATATTCGCACGCTTATATTAGGTTCGGAATTGGTTAGCAAGGAAGACCGCGTAAGGCAAGCTTTTCAAAAGCTCTACAGTGAACAAAACTGGACGGTACCACAAAAGAACTTGCTGGTTCGTATAGAAGCACAGATGATTGCAGAATCCGTGGTCACCGTCGACGATCTGGATAAAGAACCCTTTGTTTCCACTTACGGCGGTTTTAACCGGATCAATCAACGCTTTGACAACCATTTGCCGGATATACTGCAAAAGATCAACAGCTATATGTACGGTGGCAACCAAACGGCCTAA
- a CDS encoding N-6 DNA methylase encodes MSAEEIAQKLWNLCNVLRDDGVTYHQYLNELTYILFLKLSEVKNFEQDILEKYRWSRFKAIKDNKELYDTYRDLLANISADSENATIKEIYTNASSMLRKPVNLRTLVTAIDNIDWFEDTEKDKIATIYEELLEKNANEKKSGAGQYFTPRPLINVMVDLIVPKIGERWNDPAAGTFGFMIAADHYLKQKTDDYFKLNDKEREFQKYEAFTGCELVQDAHRLALMNAKLHGIESSIAMTDTLSQDGEAFKNYDGVLANPPFGTKKGGERPSRTDLTFLSSNKQLNFLQHIYRSLKKDGKARAAVVLPDNVLFEDGDGLKIRRDLMDKCNLHTILRLPTGIFYAAGVKTNVLFFTRGKTETGNTKNVWVYDMRTNAPNFGKRTPFTRAAFADFVKAYTGGISIDEVKNGWQGDIDEAKRAEIAKEDHRWQIFSREAIAAKGDWLDIGLIADSSLSNGDDLGEPIDIAREALVELDAITKELNDLIKELS; translated from the coding sequence ATGAGCGCAGAAGAAATAGCACAAAAACTCTGGAATCTCTGTAATGTCCTTCGTGATGACGGAGTAACCTATCACCAATACCTAAATGAACTGACTTATATCCTCTTTCTCAAACTTTCGGAAGTTAAAAACTTCGAACAGGATATTCTGGAAAAATACCGTTGGAGTAGATTTAAAGCAATTAAAGACAATAAAGAGCTATATGACACCTACCGAGATTTGTTAGCAAACATTTCGGCCGATTCAGAAAATGCGACGATCAAGGAGATTTATACCAATGCATCGAGCATGCTGCGCAAACCGGTCAACTTGCGTACGCTGGTGACGGCCATTGATAACATTGATTGGTTCGAAGATACAGAGAAAGATAAGATTGCAACGATCTACGAGGAATTACTGGAGAAAAACGCGAACGAAAAAAAATCCGGTGCCGGTCAATATTTTACACCTCGGCCTTTAATCAATGTAATGGTTGATTTAATTGTTCCAAAGATTGGTGAACGTTGGAACGACCCTGCAGCGGGTACATTTGGATTTATGATTGCTGCTGATCATTATCTCAAACAAAAAACGGATGACTATTTTAAACTAAATGACAAAGAACGGGAGTTTCAAAAGTACGAAGCTTTTACGGGCTGTGAATTGGTGCAGGATGCCCATCGTTTAGCGCTGATGAATGCGAAACTGCATGGTATTGAATCATCGATTGCTATGACGGATACGTTAAGCCAAGATGGTGAGGCTTTCAAAAATTATGATGGTGTATTGGCGAATCCACCATTTGGCACTAAGAAAGGCGGTGAACGTCCATCGCGTACTGATTTAACTTTTCTAAGCTCCAACAAACAGCTCAATTTTCTTCAACATATCTACCGCTCACTTAAAAAGGACGGCAAAGCTCGTGCCGCTGTAGTATTGCCGGACAATGTCCTTTTTGAAGATGGGGATGGTTTGAAGATCCGCCGCGACCTGATGGATAAGTGCAACCTGCATACCATACTGCGCCTGCCCACAGGAATTTTTTACGCAGCTGGTGTCAAGACCAATGTCCTGTTCTTTACCCGTGGAAAAACAGAAACCGGGAACACCAAAAATGTATGGGTATACGACATGCGGACGAACGCGCCGAACTTTGGCAAGCGTACACCCTTCACCCGTGCAGCCTTTGCAGATTTTGTGAAAGCTTATACCGGAGGTATTTCCATCGATGAAGTAAAAAATGGCTGGCAAGGTGATATCGATGAAGCCAAACGTGCTGAAATAGCAAAAGAAGATCATCGCTGGCAAATATTCTCCCGTGAGGCGATTGCAGCTAAAGGAGATTGGCTGGATATTGGACTAATAGCCGATAGTTCATTAAGCAATGGTGACGATCTCGGCGAGCCGATTGACATCGCTCGTGAAGCGTTAGTAGAACTGGATGCCATTACAAAAGAGTTGAACGATTTGATAAAGGAGTTGAGCTAA